From one Polynucleobacter sp. UK-FUSCHL-C3 genomic stretch:
- a CDS encoding thiol:disulfide interchange protein DsbA/DsbL, whose product MFKYLSIFLILFGLQHGAVAQAPVKVEEGFDYRVLTITQPIDTKGKVEVIEFFWYGCPHCYEFEPELKGWIKRQNKDVVFKKVPIAFREELMPHSQLFYALESMGKGDTLNDKIMFAMHRENKRLLNENEIADWVAAQGVDRNAFLATYRSFAVLSKARAANQLGNSYRIDGVPTVAVQGKYITSPSIAGTRAKAVNVMDFLVSKVRKDGYK is encoded by the coding sequence ATGTTTAAATACCTCTCCATTTTTTTGATACTTTTTGGTTTACAGCACGGGGCCGTTGCACAGGCGCCCGTGAAAGTAGAAGAGGGATTTGATTATCGTGTGTTAACAATCACCCAACCTATTGATACCAAGGGTAAGGTCGAGGTTATCGAATTCTTTTGGTACGGCTGCCCACATTGTTATGAGTTTGAGCCAGAGCTTAAGGGCTGGATAAAGCGACAGAATAAAGACGTTGTGTTCAAGAAAGTCCCCATCGCCTTTCGAGAGGAGCTAATGCCTCATAGCCAGCTCTTCTATGCACTGGAGTCCATGGGCAAAGGCGATACTTTAAATGACAAAATTATGTTTGCGATGCATCGTGAGAACAAGCGTCTGCTTAATGAAAATGAGATTGCAGATTGGGTGGCGGCCCAAGGAGTGGATCGAAATGCATTCTTAGCTACTTATCGTTCGTTCGCCGTCTTATCAAAAGCTAGGGCTGCCAATCAGTTGGGAAATTCTTATCGTATTGATGGGGTGCCGACGGTCGCTGTTCAGGGTAAGTACATTACGTCACCTTCGATCGCAGGAACTAGAGCCAAGGCCGTCAATGTAATGGACTTTTTAGTAAGCAAAGTTCGGAAAGATGGTTATAAGTAA
- a CDS encoding SPOR domain-containing protein: MKPYEHQNTATQSINSHLLRSSQSGGIIMGVVIGLLVGVGLALLVAWYLTKSQPQERPGVRAPSAPSFMKPVPQKAEREEEEETSVAPPQVDLNKPLQGKNAGPGVRDPIADIASGKTLDPKPEARGDTQFYVQTGVFNQRADADAQKANLAMQGIQTQLSESSVEGVTVWRVRIGPFTSIEDTAPTRSKLTIIGIKPTVIRVNKS, encoded by the coding sequence ATGAAGCCATACGAACATCAAAATACGGCCACACAGAGCATTAATTCTCATTTACTGCGTTCGTCGCAATCGGGTGGCATCATCATGGGCGTGGTCATTGGCCTATTGGTCGGCGTTGGCCTGGCACTATTAGTTGCTTGGTATTTAACAAAATCTCAGCCCCAAGAAAGACCTGGAGTTCGTGCGCCAAGCGCACCATCGTTTATGAAACCCGTCCCTCAAAAGGCAGAAAGAGAAGAGGAGGAGGAGACCTCGGTCGCCCCACCTCAGGTCGATCTTAATAAGCCTTTACAAGGAAAGAATGCTGGGCCTGGGGTGCGCGATCCAATTGCTGATATCGCTTCAGGAAAGACCCTTGATCCTAAGCCAGAGGCTAGAGGCGATACACAGTTTTATGTACAAACAGGCGTCTTTAATCAGCGCGCAGATGCTGACGCTCAAAAGGCTAATTTGGCGATGCAAGGTATACAGACTCAACTCAGTGAAAGTTCTGTTGAGGGGGTTACAGTTTGGAGAGTACGAATCGGTCCTTTTACTAGCATTGAAGACACTGCACCGACTAGAAGTAAGTTAACCATTATTGGCATTAAACCGACCGTTATTCGAGTTAATAAATCATGA
- a CDS encoding DUF1365 domain-containing protein, which translates to MHKPFINYGQVKHSRLRPAQNRFSYDVFTLKIPMRERKRNPALLEQFGIGDNHWAFYSFYDQDHGKGEKDSLEWVEDLFAKEGIHIPDGEIWLQTFPRILGYVFNPVSFWIYTRADHSVCAVLAEVNNTFGERHCYLLRKENGEPLYSGETLISKKEFHVSPFCDVSGEYRFRFLFSKDSESKSNSVCRIELHLDQKPLIYTSISGQDHILSKIALRRAKFQYPMMTFGVIARIHWQALKLWLKGVPFHSKPDVPKMEISS; encoded by the coding sequence ATGCATAAGCCCTTCATCAACTATGGTCAAGTAAAGCACTCTCGTTTACGTCCTGCTCAGAATCGCTTTAGTTACGATGTGTTTACTCTCAAGATTCCGATGCGTGAACGCAAGCGAAATCCAGCACTACTGGAACAGTTTGGTATCGGTGATAATCACTGGGCCTTCTACTCTTTTTATGATCAAGACCATGGCAAGGGTGAGAAGGATAGCTTGGAATGGGTAGAAGATTTGTTTGCCAAAGAAGGTATCCATATCCCTGATGGAGAAATTTGGTTACAAACCTTTCCACGGATCTTGGGTTATGTCTTTAACCCAGTGAGTTTTTGGATCTATACACGTGCAGACCATTCGGTATGTGCAGTTTTAGCAGAAGTTAACAACACATTTGGCGAACGTCACTGCTATTTATTACGAAAAGAAAATGGTGAACCCCTGTATTCTGGAGAAACCCTCATCAGTAAAAAAGAGTTTCATGTTTCTCCTTTTTGCGATGTCTCCGGTGAATATCGCTTTCGCTTTTTATTTTCCAAAGATAGTGAAAGTAAATCAAATTCTGTTTGTCGCATTGAGTTACATCTTGATCAAAAGCCCCTGATTTACACCAGCATTAGTGGTCAAGACCACATACTCTCGAAGATAGCCCTACGACGTGCCAAATTCCAATACCCCATGATGACTTTTGGAGTTATTGCTCGGATTCATTGGCAAGCGCTCAAACTTTGGCTAAAAGGGGTACCATTTCATTCCAAACCTGATGTTCCAAAGATGGAAATTAGCTCATGA
- a CDS encoding SDR family NAD(P)-dependent oxidoreductase: MKQASIPDFTDQCVWVIGASSGIGEACARALLKRGAKLALSSRRIERLEAIAQSADPSHSLVVPVDVIDPSSIARAYQTIKTQWGGIDLLLFVSGIYIPLRADDFNMEDAQKTVDSNILGPMRAVATVLPDMLQVGRGHLAIVGSVAGYSGLPKALAYGPTKAAMINFCETLFYDLQPKGIGVHMISPGFVATEATAKNDFEMPALISAEEAAIEILEGIGRGEFDIHFPKRFSGFLKFLRILPYPIYFWIVRKFVKI; encoded by the coding sequence ATGAAACAGGCGTCCATTCCAGACTTCACGGATCAGTGCGTTTGGGTCATTGGCGCCTCAAGTGGTATTGGCGAAGCGTGTGCACGCGCATTATTAAAGCGTGGGGCAAAATTAGCCTTGTCTAGTCGACGTATTGAGCGCCTAGAGGCCATTGCGCAATCTGCGGATCCCTCTCATTCACTTGTTGTGCCGGTTGATGTCATCGACCCATCATCGATTGCCCGCGCCTATCAGACGATTAAGACGCAATGGGGTGGCATTGATCTATTACTTTTTGTGTCTGGCATCTATATTCCCTTGCGAGCAGATGACTTCAATATGGAAGATGCTCAAAAAACAGTTGACTCCAATATTCTGGGTCCAATGCGGGCTGTAGCTACCGTGCTTCCAGATATGCTTCAAGTAGGGCGTGGGCATCTTGCCATTGTAGGCAGCGTTGCAGGCTACAGCGGCCTACCAAAAGCTCTGGCCTATGGGCCCACAAAAGCAGCCATGATTAATTTCTGCGAAACCCTTTTTTATGATCTTCAGCCCAAAGGGATTGGGGTGCATATGATCTCGCCTGGCTTTGTTGCCACCGAGGCTACTGCTAAAAATGACTTTGAGATGCCCGCTCTTATTTCGGCGGAAGAGGCTGCCATTGAGATCTTAGAAGGTATAGGGCGTGGTGAATTTGATATTCATTTTCCTAAACGCTTCTCAGGATTCCTGAAATTTCTCCGAATCCTGCCGTACCCTATATATTTTTGGATCGTACGTAAGTTCGTCAAAATCTAA
- a CDS encoding cyclopropane-fatty-acyl-phospholipid synthase family protein, with amino-acid sequence MMRPGQSLLAKLNFSRSNEPDVGAVIPFAARTIERLLQELSAGYLTLYFPNGERRVFGKPQDPLQAEIRFHRWSAFKDILRHGDIGFAEGYIRGDWDSPNLEQLLDLAVQNRNVLEQAIYGNWFGSLVYRIRHYLNRNSKVGSRKNIHAHYDLGNAFYTLWLDPSMTYSSAWFNAQEKSLLEDAQAAKYQAILKSLDLAPNSELLEIGCGWGGFMETAAHAGHRITGLTLSTEQQAYASKRLARHRPNYHQVRMQDYRDCKDQFDGIASIEMFEAVGEQYWPSYFEALARCLKQDGKACIQTIVINENLFDRYRKSTDFIQQYIFPGGMLPSREAFQHHANNAGLQIEMEFAFGQDYAKTLCMWFDNFNQKISEIKELGFDEAFIRLWNFYLLYCAAGFKEKNIDVVQFTLSHQKSRGAP; translated from the coding sequence ATGATGCGCCCTGGCCAGTCTTTATTAGCGAAGTTGAACTTCTCACGCTCTAATGAGCCGGACGTGGGTGCCGTCATCCCGTTTGCTGCTAGAACGATTGAGCGACTCTTACAGGAGCTGTCCGCTGGCTACCTAACCTTGTATTTCCCAAATGGCGAGAGGAGGGTGTTTGGTAAACCCCAGGATCCCCTCCAGGCTGAAATCCGCTTTCATCGTTGGAGTGCATTTAAAGATATCCTCAGGCATGGTGATATTGGTTTTGCTGAAGGCTATATTCGGGGAGATTGGGATAGCCCAAACCTCGAACAGCTCTTAGACCTAGCAGTTCAAAATCGCAATGTCTTAGAGCAGGCTATCTATGGCAATTGGTTTGGGTCCTTGGTCTATCGGATACGACACTATTTGAATCGCAACAGTAAAGTGGGTAGTCGTAAAAATATTCATGCCCACTATGATTTGGGTAATGCCTTCTATACCCTGTGGCTAGATCCCAGCATGACCTACTCTAGCGCATGGTTTAATGCACAGGAAAAGTCTCTTCTTGAGGATGCTCAAGCTGCTAAATATCAAGCCATCCTCAAATCCTTAGATCTAGCGCCAAATAGTGAATTACTGGAGATTGGTTGTGGCTGGGGAGGTTTTATGGAAACAGCAGCACATGCTGGTCACCGTATTACAGGCTTAACACTGTCGACCGAACAGCAAGCATATGCCTCCAAACGACTTGCGCGACACCGGCCTAACTATCATCAAGTACGAATGCAGGATTATCGAGATTGTAAAGATCAGTTTGATGGGATTGCTTCGATTGAGATGTTCGAGGCCGTCGGTGAGCAGTATTGGCCGAGTTACTTTGAGGCCTTGGCACGTTGCTTAAAACAAGATGGCAAGGCCTGTATTCAGACGATTGTGATTAATGAGAATTTATTTGATCGATATCGCAAAAGTACTGACTTTATTCAGCAGTATATTTTTCCTGGAGGTATGCTGCCATCTCGGGAAGCATTCCAACATCATGCCAATAATGCAGGCCTTCAAATTGAGATGGAATTTGCATTTGGTCAGGACTATGCCAAAACTCTGTGCATGTGGTTTGACAACTTCAATCAGAAGATCTCTGAAATCAAAGAACTTGGTTTTGATGAAGCTTTTATACGGTTATGGAATTTTTATCTGCTTTACTGTGCGGCGGGCTTTAAAGAAAAGAATATCGATGTGGTCCAGTTCACCCTCAGCCATCAAAAAAGTAGGGGCGCTCCATGA
- a CDS encoding FAD-dependent oxidoreductase yields the protein MSHLNQNHSSMKKIAVIGAGISGLGCAYSLQKNADVHVTLFEGGQHIGGHSNTVDIEVQTARGRIPCSVDTGFLVFNRKTYPRLTRLFEELKVPLALSEMSFSVSIDQSLEWSGDSLNTLFGQRLNLARPAFWGMIKDIVRFNQLATQLALQQQSSGHGTDPAKLQSIGSFLDQHGFKTAFREWYFLPMIGAIWSCPTAQMLEFPIETMIRFCHNHGLIQVQNRPQWLTVKGGSKQYVKRILDSMHPDRFKLINEAVLKVNVPSAKDIDRRVELISAKGVHYFDELVMACHSNQSLELLHGIDAFDQSLLEAIPYQENKAILHHDSTVLPKTRRCWAAWNYKTAGSQLGDHEVSVDYLINKLQPLPFSLDEQAIIVSLNPLTAPKPETIFAEISYAHPLFNSAAINAQKSLPLIQGKSGIWYCGAWTGYGFHEDGLRSGELVAADLIASLHSPLTRPPLQSTN from the coding sequence GTGAGTCATCTGAATCAAAACCATTCATCGATGAAGAAGATTGCTGTAATTGGTGCTGGCATTTCTGGGCTGGGTTGTGCCTACTCTTTGCAAAAGAATGCGGACGTTCATGTGACTTTATTTGAAGGCGGCCAACATATTGGCGGACACAGTAATACAGTGGATATTGAGGTACAAACAGCACGTGGCAGGATTCCTTGTAGTGTTGATACAGGCTTCTTAGTATTTAATCGCAAAACCTATCCCCGTCTCACGCGTTTATTTGAAGAACTAAAGGTTCCGCTTGCGCTTTCCGAGATGTCGTTTTCGGTCTCTATTGATCAATCTCTAGAGTGGTCTGGAGATAGTCTCAACACCCTCTTTGGACAACGTCTCAATCTCGCCCGTCCCGCCTTTTGGGGAATGATTAAAGATATTGTGCGCTTTAATCAATTAGCAACGCAATTGGCTTTGCAACAACAAAGTTCTGGTCATGGTACAGACCCTGCAAAATTACAATCGATTGGTTCATTTTTAGATCAGCACGGATTTAAGACGGCATTTCGGGAGTGGTATTTCTTACCCATGATTGGTGCGATTTGGTCTTGCCCTACTGCACAAATGCTCGAGTTTCCTATTGAGACCATGATTCGGTTTTGTCACAATCACGGTCTAATCCAAGTTCAAAATAGGCCTCAGTGGCTCACCGTCAAAGGCGGTTCAAAGCAGTACGTTAAACGCATCTTAGACTCCATGCATCCTGATCGTTTTAAGTTAATCAACGAAGCAGTTCTTAAGGTTAATGTACCGAGTGCAAAAGATATTGATCGTCGTGTTGAACTCATCAGCGCCAAGGGCGTTCATTATTTTGATGAGCTTGTCATGGCTTGTCACAGCAATCAAAGTCTAGAACTTTTGCATGGTATTGATGCGTTTGATCAATCCCTTCTTGAAGCGATCCCTTATCAAGAAAATAAGGCAATCTTGCACCACGATTCCACTGTTCTTCCTAAAACGAGACGCTGCTGGGCTGCCTGGAACTACAAAACTGCAGGGTCACAGCTTGGTGATCATGAGGTGAGTGTGGACTACCTCATTAATAAATTACAACCATTACCTTTTAGTCTTGATGAGCAAGCAATTATTGTGAGTCTTAATCCACTTACCGCACCTAAACCGGAAACGATTTTTGCTGAGATCTCGTATGCGCATCCTCTTTTTAATAGTGCTGCCATAAACGCTCAGAAGAGCTTACCCTTGATTCAGGGTAAATCTGGTATTTGGTATTGTGGGGCATGGACTGGGTATGGCTTTCATGAGGATGGCTTACGATCTGGGGAGCTGGTGGCGGCTGATCTGATTGCCTCACTCCATTCGCCCCTAACAAGACCGCCCTTACAATCAACCAACTAA
- the metH gene encoding methionine synthase — protein sequence MSQLPVIPMRLSGLEPCNISPQIGFVNIGERTNVTGSKAFSRMILNNQFDEALAVARQQVESGAQMIDINMDEAMLDSEAAMVRFLNLIASEPDIARVPIMVDSSKWTVIEAGLKCIQGKPIVNSISLKEGEEQFKHQAKLIKRYGAATVVMAFDEKGQADTYQRKTEICKRSYAILVNELDFPAEDIIFDPNIFAIATGIEEHDNYAVDFINATRWIKENLPGAKISGGVSNVSFSFRGNDRVREAIHTVFLYHAISAGMDMGIVNAGQLGVYADLDPELRERVEDVVLNRFKEKDGQSPTERLLAIADQYKGGGIKQEENLVWREEPVRERLTHALVHGVTNFIVDDTEELRAEIMGRGGRPIEVIEGPLMDGMNVVGDLFGAGKMFLPQVVKSARVMKQAVAHLIPYIEEEKKQLVAAGGESKAKGKIVIATVKGDVHDIGKNIVTVVLQCNNFEVVNMGVMVPCDQILKKAKDEKADIVGLSGLITPSLEEMTYVAQEMQRDDYFRQKKIPLLIGGATTSRVHTAVKIAPHYDGPVVYVPDASRSVSVASNLLSDEGAKKFIDEMLADYERIRHQHANRKSVPLVSLQAARDNYEQLDWSTYKPSKPKFIGRRVFKNFSLAEIAKFIDWTPFFQTWDLAGKFPAILDDEIVGDEARKVYADAQAMLEKLIKGQWLQADAIVGLFPANSQGDDILLYPDESRSKPFLIWHNLRQQSERPVVDGVKRPNRCLADYVANQASGIQDYVGCFALTTGHGVEEKVAQFLAKHDDYSAIMLKALADRLAEAFAELMHWRVRTDLWGYAPGEQLTTEELIDEKYQGIRPAPGYPACPDHQVKFAMFHAMKADEIGMTLTESLAMNPASSVSGFYIANPNAMYFNVGKVASDQVGDFARRAGQSPEEVRRSLATLLD from the coding sequence ATGAGTCAATTACCCGTTATTCCAATGCGCTTATCCGGCCTTGAGCCCTGCAACATCTCTCCCCAAATTGGCTTTGTCAATATCGGCGAGCGCACTAATGTCACGGGATCAAAAGCTTTCTCGCGCATGATTCTGAATAATCAGTTTGATGAAGCATTAGCCGTTGCTAGACAGCAGGTCGAGAGTGGTGCACAGATGATTGATATCAATATGGATGAAGCCATGTTGGATTCAGAGGCGGCGATGGTGCGCTTTCTGAACTTGATTGCATCTGAACCTGACATTGCACGCGTCCCCATCATGGTTGATTCTTCGAAGTGGACGGTGATTGAAGCGGGGCTTAAGTGTATCCAAGGCAAACCTATTGTTAACTCTATCTCTTTAAAAGAGGGTGAGGAGCAATTTAAGCACCAGGCTAAATTAATTAAGCGCTATGGTGCCGCGACTGTTGTCATGGCTTTTGATGAAAAAGGTCAAGCCGATACGTATCAGCGCAAAACAGAAATTTGTAAACGATCTTATGCGATTTTGGTGAATGAATTGGATTTTCCTGCCGAGGATATTATTTTTGATCCGAATATTTTTGCAATCGCTACGGGTATTGAAGAGCACGATAATTATGCAGTCGACTTCATTAATGCAACCCGCTGGATTAAAGAAAATTTACCAGGCGCAAAGATTAGTGGTGGCGTCTCGAATGTGAGCTTCTCATTTAGAGGAAATGATCGCGTACGTGAAGCAATCCATACGGTATTTTTGTATCACGCCATTTCAGCTGGCATGGATATGGGCATCGTTAATGCAGGTCAATTGGGAGTCTATGCCGATTTAGATCCTGAGTTGCGCGAACGCGTGGAAGACGTGGTGCTGAATCGCTTTAAAGAAAAAGATGGGCAAAGTCCCACCGAGCGTTTGTTGGCTATAGCCGATCAATATAAAGGCGGCGGCATTAAGCAGGAAGAGAATTTAGTGTGGCGTGAAGAGCCTGTTCGGGAGCGTTTAACCCATGCCCTAGTGCATGGTGTAACCAATTTTATCGTGGATGATACCGAGGAATTGCGCGCTGAGATTATGGGTAGAGGGGGGCGGCCAATCGAGGTGATTGAAGGCCCGCTGATGGATGGCATGAATGTAGTTGGCGACCTTTTTGGCGCTGGAAAAATGTTTTTGCCACAGGTTGTTAAAAGTGCGCGGGTGATGAAGCAAGCAGTTGCCCATTTAATTCCCTACATTGAGGAAGAAAAGAAGCAATTGGTTGCCGCTGGTGGCGAGAGTAAAGCTAAAGGCAAGATTGTGATTGCGACCGTAAAAGGCGATGTGCATGATATTGGTAAGAACATTGTTACTGTCGTTTTGCAATGCAATAATTTTGAAGTAGTAAATATGGGTGTGATGGTTCCATGTGATCAGATATTGAAAAAAGCAAAAGATGAAAAGGCTGATATTGTCGGCCTCTCTGGTTTGATTACACCCTCTTTAGAAGAAATGACCTATGTTGCTCAAGAAATGCAACGCGATGATTATTTCCGACAGAAAAAAATTCCCTTATTAATTGGTGGGGCGACCACTTCGCGAGTTCACACGGCAGTAAAGATTGCGCCTCACTATGACGGCCCAGTTGTTTATGTACCAGATGCCTCTCGCTCTGTATCGGTGGCTTCGAATTTGTTATCGGATGAGGGCGCAAAGAAATTTATTGATGAGATGCTTGCTGATTACGAGCGGATTCGGCATCAGCATGCCAATCGTAAAAGTGTTCCACTAGTTAGCCTACAAGCTGCTAGAGATAATTATGAGCAATTGGACTGGAGTACCTATAAGCCCAGCAAGCCTAAATTTATTGGTAGGCGTGTATTTAAAAACTTTTCTTTGGCAGAAATTGCGAAGTTTATTGATTGGACTCCTTTCTTTCAGACTTGGGATTTGGCTGGCAAGTTTCCGGCAATTCTAGATGACGAAATTGTTGGTGATGAAGCCCGTAAAGTTTATGCCGATGCTCAAGCAATGTTAGAGAAATTAATTAAAGGACAGTGGTTGCAAGCGGATGCAATTGTTGGCTTATTTCCTGCGAATAGTCAGGGTGACGATATCTTGCTATATCCCGATGAGAGTCGCAGTAAACCATTTTTGATTTGGCACAATCTGCGTCAACAGTCAGAGCGACCTGTAGTGGATGGAGTAAAGCGCCCTAATCGGTGTTTGGCAGATTACGTAGCTAATCAAGCGAGTGGTATCCAAGATTATGTTGGCTGCTTTGCCCTGACTACCGGCCACGGAGTCGAAGAAAAGGTGGCGCAGTTCTTGGCGAAGCACGATGATTACAGTGCGATCATGCTCAAAGCATTAGCAGATCGTTTAGCAGAGGCTTTTGCAGAGTTAATGCATTGGCGTGTTCGAACAGATTTATGGGGCTACGCTCCTGGCGAGCAGTTGACTACCGAAGAACTCATTGATGAGAAATATCAAGGAATTCGGCCAGCACCTGGTTACCCAGCCTGCCCGGACCATCAAGTTAAGTTTGCCATGTTTCATGCAATGAAAGCTGATGAGATTGGGATGACCCTCACCGAATCTCTAGCAATGAATCCTGCGTCAAGCGTGAGTGGCTTTTATATTGCCAACCCTAATGCCATGTATTTCAATGTGGGCAAAGTTGCCTCCGATCAGGTAGGTGACTTTGCGAGGCGAGCAGGGCAGTCCCCTGAAGAGGTAAGACGCTCTTTAGCAACCCTCCTCGACTAA
- a CDS encoding DUF1840 domain-containing protein, whose protein sequence is MIHQFRSKNCAPVIMLDDLTERIFAVMQRPYEEKGILLPEQIPTFIERLDQAIQLERTAQPKNTDPSEKSEGLKKDPLGRRAFPFIELLRQAQKNNEPVVWGVN, encoded by the coding sequence ATGATTCATCAATTTCGATCTAAGAATTGCGCTCCGGTCATCATGCTAGATGATCTCACTGAACGGATCTTTGCAGTGATGCAACGCCCTTATGAAGAAAAAGGAATTCTGTTGCCAGAGCAAATTCCTACTTTCATTGAGCGACTCGACCAAGCCATTCAATTAGAACGAACTGCTCAGCCGAAAAATACTGATCCATCTGAAAAGTCTGAAGGCCTAAAAAAGGACCCCCTGGGTCGACGTGCGTTTCCCTTTATAGAACTTCTCAGACAAGCTCAAAAGAATAATGAACCGGTTGTTTGGGGAGTTAATTAG
- the argS gene encoding arginine--tRNA ligase, with protein sequence MLLVQKNQLVHLLANALNAIAQERGLAAGEFPIPHLERPKAVDHGDVACNIALQIAKAWKANPRELAQLIVARLESSPEYQNLISSSDIAGPGFINFRLSQHAKSAVVQMILNDRNRFGRRDRSGVQDASMPTRAMIEFVSANPTGPLHVGHGRQAALGDALANLMDSQEIKVHREFYYNDAGVQIHNLAISVQSRLKGLSPVSSDWPKDAYNGEYIAEIAQSYQSEQKDENDLEAIRKFAVAYLRKEQDIDLKTFGVRFDEFYLESSLYSDGSVQKVIEDLASVDKTYEADGALWLKTTLDGDDKDRVMRKSDGSYTYFVPDVAYHINKWSRGFEKVINVQGSDHHGTIARVRSGIQGVAQKRHWAIPTTYPDYVLHKMVTVVKDGAEVKLSKRAGSYVTLRDLIEWSGGVHAQMSVTERELALQRGRDAVRFFLISRKADTEFVFDVNLALQQNDENPVFYVQYAHARICSILQQWGGEQNNLSAANLDLLDSKAADHLLRRLAEYPEVLANAAQDLAPHAVAFYLRDLAGDLHTFYNADRVLVDELDLKLARLALLSACRQVLENGLKVLGVSAPSKM encoded by the coding sequence ATGTTGTTAGTTCAAAAAAACCAACTCGTACACCTACTTGCCAATGCATTAAATGCCATTGCGCAAGAGCGCGGCCTTGCCGCCGGAGAATTTCCGATCCCTCACTTGGAGAGACCAAAAGCAGTAGATCATGGTGATGTGGCATGTAATATCGCATTACAGATTGCCAAAGCATGGAAAGCAAATCCCCGTGAATTAGCGCAGCTGATTGTGGCTCGTTTGGAGTCAAGTCCAGAATATCAAAACTTAATCTCCAGTTCGGACATCGCTGGCCCTGGCTTCATTAACTTTCGCTTAAGCCAACATGCAAAGTCGGCAGTTGTACAAATGATTCTGAATGATCGTAATCGATTTGGGCGGCGCGATCGCTCTGGGGTGCAAGATGCATCGATGCCGACTCGTGCCATGATTGAGTTTGTCTCAGCTAACCCAACGGGACCCTTGCACGTCGGGCATGGACGTCAGGCTGCTTTAGGTGATGCTTTAGCTAATCTAATGGATAGCCAAGAAATTAAAGTGCATCGGGAGTTTTATTACAACGATGCTGGGGTGCAGATTCATAATCTTGCAATTTCGGTACAGTCTCGCCTAAAGGGCTTAAGTCCCGTCAGTTCGGATTGGCCTAAAGATGCTTATAACGGTGAATATATTGCCGAGATTGCACAGTCGTATCAATCAGAGCAAAAAGACGAGAATGATCTAGAGGCTATCCGAAAATTTGCAGTGGCCTATTTACGTAAAGAGCAAGACATTGACTTAAAGACTTTTGGGGTTCGTTTTGATGAGTTTTATCTTGAATCCTCTTTGTATTCTGATGGAAGTGTGCAGAAGGTGATTGAGGATCTGGCAAGTGTTGACAAAACCTATGAGGCTGATGGAGCGCTTTGGCTGAAGACCACTTTAGACGGTGATGACAAAGACCGTGTCATGCGTAAATCAGATGGTAGCTATACCTATTTTGTACCCGATGTTGCTTATCACATTAATAAATGGAGTCGTGGTTTTGAGAAGGTAATCAATGTACAAGGTAGCGATCATCACGGTACGATTGCACGTGTTCGCTCTGGTATTCAGGGGGTAGCTCAGAAACGTCATTGGGCGATTCCAACCACATATCCAGATTATGTTTTACATAAGATGGTGACAGTCGTTAAAGATGGTGCAGAAGTAAAGCTGTCTAAGCGCGCTGGCTCCTACGTAACCCTCAGAGATTTGATTGAGTGGTCTGGTGGCGTTCATGCGCAAATGTCAGTAACAGAGCGAGAGCTGGCATTACAGCGTGGACGTGATGCGGTTCGGTTTTTCTTGATCTCACGAAAGGCCGATACAGAATTTGTTTTTGATGTGAACTTAGCGCTTCAGCAAAATGACGAAAATCCCGTTTTCTATGTGCAATACGCGCACGCTCGCATTTGCTCGATTTTGCAGCAGTGGGGTGGGGAGCAAAATAATCTCAGCGCTGCTAATTTAGATCTTTTGGATAGCAAAGCAGCGGATCATCTCTTACGTCGCTTAGCAGAGTATCCAGAGGTCTTAGCAAACGCTGCCCAAGATTTAGCTCCGCATGCCGTAGCGTTTTATTTGCGGGATTTAGCAGGAGATCTCCATACTTTTTATAATGCAGACCGTGTTTTAGTCGATGAGCTTGATCTAAAATTGGCCCGCCTAGCTTTATTATCAGCCTGTCGTCAGGTTTTAGAAAATGGCTTAAAAGTTTTAGGGGTTTCAGCCCCAAGCAAGATGTGA